The genomic interval TTCTAACTTTGCCGTTGTTCATCCACTCTTCCCCTTTAATTTACAGTTTTTTGGCGGATGGTTGCCTGGGAGTGCGACATCTCCATCCTTAGATCACTGTTTTTCGGTTGCCCTTGGTAATTTTGCCGGTGCCTCCAATCAGGAAAGAGAGATGTTTCAGGTTAATGTTGGCATCTGTGCCAAATTTGGCTGTTGACTTGCTCCCATAAAAATTTTGTTAATAAAAAAAATTTATTGGAACTGGTGATGCCGAATTGCGCCTGATCGCTACCAGGTTGCCATTCTGTAGTTTTTTGTTTTGCTGATTCTGAGTCTTCCACAACACAATCGAGTAAAACTTTCTGGGAGTATTGCTGGGTTCTTTTTTCAAGAGCCGCTCACAAACTACGCCCTTTTACTATTTTGGCACTAACCCCAATAATTGCAGAGGGTGTGTTGGAAGCGCGAACAGTTCGGCTTTAGGCACAATCCTCTGGGGATTACCGCCACCAAGTTTTTCAACCTGATATTTGATTTTGGTGATGACTTGGGGCTAGACGTTGCCACAATGTCTGATACAGTGTTTCTGGCACTGATGCTTGTAGCGATCGCCCTAATCTATTCTTTTTTTGTGCCGTTTGCAAACAAGTTGCTTGCGGACAAAGATAGGCAGAGCGCCCCATGCCCTCATCTAATTGTACCTTTCCAGATGGAAAGACGCGGATTATCCGCCAAAAGTCTTGCTTCAAGCCGACTTTGCGGCAACTAATACAACGCCGATAATTCGGTTTCATCAGTTTTTTATAGGCATGAAGTCAAACAATTGAGAATTTTGGATTTACCTCCCTAAATGAATAATCATGGCTGAACCGGAATTTTAAATTTTTTATTAATTCCATCAGCAAATTATGACTCAGTAGTTTTATAGCAAAGTTAAGCTATTACAGCTAACCTTTTACTAATACCTCATATTTTCTCAAGTAATTATTAAAACTCTTCCTGAGCTAAATATTAGCAGAACTATAGCCATCGTATTTGCTTTCTCCCGTACTGGTTGAGGCGGAGATTTGTTGCTAATTCCTATATAGACTGCTGTTTCTCCAGAAAATTAAGAAATTATTCTGTTTCATCCAGATCAAAAGATTCATCGTCTAATTCTTGTTGATTTTCTGCATCTAATTCTTCGAGTTCCAGATCATCATCTTCTAAGTCGATGTCATCTTCCTCTAGTTCCATTTGTTCTTGCTCTAGTTGAGCTTGGGCGCGGACAGCTGCAAATTTCTCATCTTCGCCTGCATGGTCGTACTTGGCTTTATCTTTAATATCGATTTTCCAACCTGTTAAGCGAGCCGCGAGGCGGACGTTTTGACCTTCTTTCCCAATTGCCAAACTCAGTTGATCTTCGGCTACTAAGACGTGAGTTTGCCGCGTTTCCGGGTCCATAAGGCGGACTTCATCTACTCTGGCTGGGCTTAAGGCGTTGGCAATATATGTGGCTGGGTCGGGCGACCAACGAATTACATCGATTTTTTCGCCGCGTAATTCATTCACTACTACTTGAATGCGTGATCCCCGTGCGCCAATACAAGCACCTACTGGGTCAACATCTCGATCTAAGGTGTCTACCGCGATTTTAGTCCGGGGGCCAACATAACGCGATGGCGGATTTGCTTCCCGTGCGACAGCGACTATCCGCACCACTTCATCTTCAATTTCTGGAACTTCATTGGCAAACAAATAAACCACTAACCCTGCATCAGCGCGGGATACTAAAAGCTGTGGCCCCCGTTGTTGCCCTTGGGAAACTTTCTTGAGGTAGACCTTGAAGGTGGCATTGGCACGATAATTATCGTTTGGTAGCTGTTCCCGTTTTGGTAATTCGGCTTCTACTTCTGGCTGACCAAAAGTACTGCTAACTGCCAAAATAACTGATTGTCTTTCAAAGCGCAGCACTCTGGCTTGCAAGACGGTTCCTTCTAAATCTTGGAACTCTTCTTGCACCATTTGGCGTTGTTGATCCCGTAATTTTTGGGCTAGAACTTGCTTGGTTTGCATAGCGGCCATCCGACCAAATTCGCCTTGATCGGGGGTGACATCCAAAACTACAGAATCACCTAATTGGGCTTCGGGCGCAACTTGCTGCACTTCGTCTAAAGAAATTTGATGGTCGGTGTTGTTAACTTCTTCAACAATGGTTTTGGTGGAGAGGACGCGAAATCCTTCTTCATCAATATCGAGTTCCACTTCAAAATTGTCAAAATAGTCTTCATCAAATTGCCTGCGTTCTATATTTTGAGCGCGGCGATAACGTTCATAACCTTTGAGTAGTGCTTCTCGAATGGCTGATTGCACTGCTAACCGTGGTAAGTTGCGCTCCCGACTAATGCTTTCAATTAATTCTTTTAATCCTGGTAGACTAACCATTGACATAAGCAATCTCCTTTAAAAGTAAGGGAATAGGGGAGCCAGTGCCGTGCGGAGGTTTCCTCAGTTGAGGCAACTGGCATAGTAGGGAGTAGGAAAAAGCATTAAGGAATAGGGATTAGAGAAAAGATTGAATCTAGTCCCTAGTCCCTAGCCTCTAATCTCTAGACCCTCATCCCTCGTTTATCGACGTTCGTCTAGTTGCACCCTAGTAATGAGAGAACGAGGAATTTCCACTACCCGACCTTTTTGATTTAAATAAATGTTGGTTTCATCCCGGCGAATCAACTGACCATTCCACTCTGTTTGTCCTTCATGGGGTGGCGAAGTGGAAACAATCACAGGAAATCCTTTGAAGGAGATAAATTCCCGGTCAGTTACCAATTGGCGTGAAATACCTGGACTAGACACCTCCAAGACATAGGCATCTGGAATGATCTCCTCTGCATCTAAGCAGGCTTCTAAAGCGCGGCTCATCCTTTCACAATCATCCAAACCAGTATCTTGCTGGGGATTACGGATGTCTACCCGCAATACTGGTGGACGTTGGTTAGTGTGAAAAACTGCACCAACGACTTCTAATCCCAGTTGTTCTGCTACTGGTGTCGCCAATTCGATAATTTGTGGGACTAACGGATGAGTCATGCGAAATTTCAATAAAAAAAGTGGGCTTCGACCCACTTCCTGCGATAGGGATATCTTCCAAGAAGTCTTGTAACGAACTGATGATAGTTCGCCCTAAATTGAGTGTAGCGCATTTCTCTAAGAGTCAATAGTTAAATGGTCATTTGTTATTAGTCAGTGGTCAATGGTCAAAAGGCACGAAGATAAAATTTAACACTTCATATTTTTTTCTCTCTCATTTCGACGATCGCAGTACTTTGCTCAACGATGGGCTGAATATATGATTGTGTTCTTAGCTGTCTGGTTTGCTCGACAATGCTTTCTATATCTTCTTGGGATAGACGTTGAACGTAGTTGAGCTTGACTTCTTCTAAGAAATCAAATAACAAGCTTTGAATTTCGGCTGTGACTTTTTTTTGCTGTACTTCTGCGCCTAAAGCGTTGGTGAAGCTTTGGGCGAGTTGGGTTGTAAGTTTTGCACCTACGGGATCTTGGATAGCACTGACTAAAACACTGTATAAGCTGGTGGTGATTTGAGTTGCTAATTGTTCGCTGAGTTGGGTTTGAGCTTGTCCGATGGCGGGGAAGGCTTGGAGGTTGCGGTAAAGGGGAACTTGATTGAGTACTGTGTCAATGTTGTGGCGCAAAATTGCCGCTATGTCGGGCTGAATTTTGGGTAAAACTTCATAGACGACGGTTTGGGTTACAATCCCGGCGATCGCTTCAATTTCATTAACATTATTAATATCTACATAGGGACGTAGGTTTTCTTGTTGCGATATCCAACGGGTAAAATCTCCTTGTTTAATCGAAATTTGAATTTGGTTGATCACCCGCACCACCACAATTTCCGTAAGTTCCTCAGCAAAATTCGCTACAACTGTTTGATTGATTTGGCGCTGTAATGGTTGCAGATTTAATAGTTGCGCTTGGTCGAGTCGCACAACTACAGGTATAAATCGCAACCATCGCCAAAACGGCATCAGCAGCAATAAGTCATAGCAACGGTCAAATACTGCATTTAACAAGCTAGAACCAGGGTGGCGACGCTTGATGTAAAAGATGCGTGCGAGAAACTCGATCGCAAAGATAGTGACAAATGGTAGGTCTATTAGCCAAAAATCATCGAGATATTCGCTATTTTCACCGATTTGGCGGTAATAGTTGCTGGCGATTAAAGGGCTAATTTTTTGGTTGAAAAAGGTAATTTCTTGATTCCAACCTTTCTGGGAGAGATAAGCTTGACTCCAGAAAGTGGCAAAGG from Aulosira sp. FACHB-615 carries:
- the rimP gene encoding ribosome maturation factor RimP, which produces MTHPLVPQIIELATPVAEQLGLEVVGAVFHTNQRPPVLRVDIRNPQQDTGLDDCERMSRALEACLDAEEIIPDAYVLEVSSPGISRQLVTDREFISFKGFPVIVSTSPPHEGQTEWNGQLIRRDETNIYLNQKGRVVEIPRSLITRVQLDERR
- a CDS encoding YlxR family protein; translated protein: MKPNYRRCISCRKVGLKQDFWRIIRVFPSGKVQLDEGMGRSAYLCPQATCLQTAQKKNRLGRSLQASVPETLYQTLWQRLAPSHHQNQISG
- the nusA gene encoding transcription termination factor NusA, producing the protein MSMVSLPGLKELIESISRERNLPRLAVQSAIREALLKGYERYRRAQNIERRQFDEDYFDNFEVELDIDEEGFRVLSTKTIVEEVNNTDHQISLDEVQQVAPEAQLGDSVVLDVTPDQGEFGRMAAMQTKQVLAQKLRDQQRQMVQEEFQDLEGTVLQARVLRFERQSVILAVSSTFGQPEVEAELPKREQLPNDNYRANATFKVYLKKVSQGQQRGPQLLVSRADAGLVVYLFANEVPEIEDEVVRIVAVAREANPPSRYVGPRTKIAVDTLDRDVDPVGACIGARGSRIQVVVNELRGEKIDVIRWSPDPATYIANALSPARVDEVRLMDPETRQTHVLVAEDQLSLAIGKEGQNVRLAARLTGWKIDIKDKAKYDHAGEDEKFAAVRAQAQLEQEQMELEEDDIDLEDDDLELEELDAENQQELDDESFDLDETE